Genomic window (Fibrobacter sp. UBA4297):
CGCACTGGACCCCGCGCGGGGCGGAACTTGCGGCTGACGTGATTGCGAAGAAAGTCCGTGAAATGGTGGATGCAGGAATTGTCAAATTCCGCGGAAAGGATGATGCGCGCTATATTGCTTCTGATTCCGTGGCAGACCGCATGGGCGATGTGGGCGAGATGAGCGGACTCAACAAGTTTGGTGTGTTCAAGGTGCAGAAGGTGACGGGACATGTGGTTTCTCAGCAGAATATCAAGGAACGCACCGAAAAGCTCCCGGTGGATTCGACTTGTGTTGAAGCGGCAAAGAATGCTTGCAAAAAGAACGATTCTTGCTTTACGGCTCAGTCTGCGCTTTGCGAACGAGACACTGTGCTTTACGACACCACAATCACTCCTTTCAAAGACGATTTCCGCAAGTCCGAAATCTTGATTCTCGGTGACAGCTTCAGCCGTATTTACCAGACCGATTCGCCGGTGAACGCCGGATGGATTGCGCACTTTGCGAAGAACGTAAACCGCCCGGTTGCATCCATCGTAAGCGATGGCGGCGCCTCGACGCTCGTTCGCGAAAAGCTAGCCCGCAAGGCTAGCGTGCTCAAGGGCAAAAAGCTCCTCATCTGGGAATTCGTGGAACGTGACCTCCGCTTCGGCGCTGAAGGCTGGAAAGATGTAAATTTTTAGAACTTAGAGCTTAGATTTTCTAAGTTCTGCCAACTAAGTTCTGCCAACTGCGCTGGAGGCGCAAAATATGCCAAGACATGGAACCCCGACGCCGGGACAGGCGATCCTCGAAGGAATTGAATGGCTTAAGATTGGTAAGCCGGAATTTGCCCGTAGGGTGGGCGTTTCTGTAGAAATGCTCGACCAGCTCATTGCGGGTGAAATCAGCATCTCGACCGAGATGGCGAATGCGCTTGAATCGGTAACGGGAAGCCCCGCCGCCTATTGGAAAATGCTCGAACGCAAAAGCCGCGCTTCTCGATAAATGGGAGATGCCCTGCTTACTTCGACTTCGCTCAGCACAGGCTCTGGCGGGCATTACTAATTACTAATGACCAATGACTATATAATTATTATACTTGCGATATGAATATTAAAGATGCCGTTTCTTTTATGTGTGACCTCGCCAAGGGCGAAGCCGAACAGTTTGATGTCATCGCTTCTAACACCCATTCCGAAGGCTTGTCCGTCTTTCAGGGCCAGGTGCAGAATACCGAAATCTCGGATTCCGTAGGTCTCGGTGTCCGCGTCATCAAGGATGGCCGTCCGGGTTACGCGCATACAGAACGCCTCACCGACGAAGCCTTGCGCCAGACGCTCAAGGACGCTCTTTGTCACACGCAGTGGACTGAAAAAATCGACATTACGCTCCCGCAGGCCGTTGAACTCCCGAAGGGCGAACCGAATTACAATCCGGCGCTTGAATCGCTCGACCTTGCTACGATGAAGGACTTCTGCATAGAGCTTGAAAAGGCGACTTTTGCAAAGTCTAAGGAAATCGAGAATATCCCGTACCTCGGTGGCGATATCGAAAAGGATTATTCCATCGTCGCAAACAACACGGGACTTTTCTACGAAGCCCGCTCGAACTGCGCTTCTGCGGGTGCCGGTGCAGTCGCAAGCCGGGGTGGCGTCAAGAAGCTTGGCAACTTTGTCAAGAATGGCCGCGACTGGAACGAATTCTCTGTCGATGAAATTGCAAGCAAGACTGCCGAATATGCAACGGAACTTTTTGGCGCCCAGAAAATCGAAAGCGGCAAGATTCCGGTGATTCTTTCGGAACGCATTTCCGCACGTTTCCTCGGCATGTACAGCCAGCCGTTCTTCGCCGAAACGATGCAGAAGGGCCAGTCCCGTCTCGACGGCAAGGAAGGCGAAAAAATTGCCAGTGATGTGTTCTCGTTGTGGAACGATCCGACAGGCGAAATGTTTGAACACAAGTTCTATTTCGACTCCGAAGGTTGCCTCACCAAACGCGTGAAGGTCGTTGAAAACGGTGTCTTCAATTCGGCTCTTTACAACCTTGAAACGGCTGCCAAGGCGGGCCGCGAAACGACAGGCAATGGCGCTCGCAGCTTCGGTAGCAAGATGTCCACGAGTTTCTACAACATGCTCGTGCCGCCTGGAAGCATGACGACCATGGAACTTTTGAAGCTCTTCCCGAAGTGCTTGCTCGTTGTACGCCTGGAAGGCAATTCCGGTTGCAATTCCGTGAGCGGTGAACTCAGCATCGGGGCGCACGGTTTCTGGTGCGAGAACGGGGCTATTAAACATCCGGTCGATGGAGTGACGCTCAGCGGCAATTACTTCGACATCATCAAGAACATCGTGGCGGTCGGCAACGAATACCGCGATCCGTTTGCAAGCTACAAAGTGCCCGCACTTGCCATCAGTGAGTTAAGCGTGAGCGCCTAATTTTTCTAAATTTGCGGTGAAAATTTTAACAATCAACCTATGAGGTTATAAATGTCTCAGATTTCTGCAGTTCTTATCTTCGGTGCTCCGGGTTCTGGCAAGGGCACTGTGGGCGCAAAGCTCGCCGCTACGACCGCTCTCAAGCACCTCTCCACGGGAGACATCTTCCGTGGCATCGCTCCGTCTAGCGAATCCGGCAAGCTCCTTGCTTCTTACTCCAGCAAGGGCCTCCTCGTCCCGGACGAAGCTACCGTTGAAATCTTCGGCCGCTTTGTTGAAGGTCTCGTGAATACGAACAAGCTTAACCCGGAAAAGGACACCCTCCTCCTCGACGGTATTCCTCGCACGGTTGCACAGGTCGATCTCATCAAGCCGATCGTCGACGTGAAGCACATCTTCGTTCTCGACATCAAGGACGAAGCTACTATCGTTGCACGCCTCCTCAACCGCGCTAAGATCGAAGGCCGTAAGGACGACGCTGACGAAAACGTCATCAAGAACCGTCTCAAGGTTTACAAGGAATCCACCGCTAAGGTTCTCGAAAAGTACGATCCGAAGATCATCAGCCACATCGTTGGCGACAACACTCCGGACGAAGTCTTCCTCGACGTGCTCAAGGCATACGTGGACTTCACGAAGAACGCTTAATTACTTGTCATTCCCGCCTCCGAGCGGGAATCGCCTTTAGGCAATCTCCCAGCTCTTTTCGAGTTGGGCTTTTTTGTATATTGCGAAAATTAGATGAATTTATGAGGATTGGAAAATGAGATTGATGATGTGTATGGATTCGTGGAAAACGCGGGGCTTAAATGTTCTTGTAATGCTGTTGCTGGCATTAGCGTTTTCCGCATGCAATGAAGATAAGGATATAGCCAAAAATCATCGTGAGAATGTTGTGGAACCTTCTGTGATAGAGGTTCACCCAAAACCACGTGTACACCCACATCCCAAACCTGGTGTACGTATTCATCCATCGCAATTTAGTTGGAGATTCCGTCCTGCTGATCGTCCTAAGATAAATTATCTTTTCCCGAAAGGCTCCATTGAAGATACTGTAAATTATACTCCTGAAGAAAAAGCAAAGAATTATCAAAATAGTTTCAAAATTTGGAGTGGAGTTTATAGGCTTAAATCACAAAAAACAGCTTTTGATACGTCATCTCTTAAATTAGATGAAAATTATGAAATCCCATTTGTCGGGAAAAAATTGAAAATAGGGGATAACGAGTATAGCACTTTTGAAATGGTTGAACTCGTACAAAAAGAAAAAACGGCTTTGTTGAATGTAATCGCCTCGAAAATTAAGTGGAGCAACCTTTCTTTCCGATTGGATTTAAACGAATTGCGAAAAAGTATTGATTCTTTACAAACTATTAAAGAATTGTTTTCTGAAATAGATTTTAAGATGGGTATAAGTGGTTATATCATTTCTAATAGATCAGAAATAAAATCTCATTCAATAGATCTTTTGAATTTGGATACAAATGATCAATTTGTTGAATTTCCACTTTATAAC
Coding sequences:
- a CDS encoding helix-turn-helix transcriptional regulator produces the protein MPRHGTPTPGQAILEGIEWLKIGKPEFARRVGVSVEMLDQLIAGEISISTEMANALESVTGSPAAYWKMLERKSRASR
- a CDS encoding TldD/PmbA family protein — protein: MNIKDAVSFMCDLAKGEAEQFDVIASNTHSEGLSVFQGQVQNTEISDSVGLGVRVIKDGRPGYAHTERLTDEALRQTLKDALCHTQWTEKIDITLPQAVELPKGEPNYNPALESLDLATMKDFCIELEKATFAKSKEIENIPYLGGDIEKDYSIVANNTGLFYEARSNCASAGAGAVASRGGVKKLGNFVKNGRDWNEFSVDEIASKTAEYATELFGAQKIESGKIPVILSERISARFLGMYSQPFFAETMQKGQSRLDGKEGEKIASDVFSLWNDPTGEMFEHKFYFDSEGCLTKRVKVVENGVFNSALYNLETAAKAGRETTGNGARSFGSKMSTSFYNMLVPPGSMTTMELLKLFPKCLLVVRLEGNSGCNSVSGELSIGAHGFWCENGAIKHPVDGVTLSGNYFDIIKNIVAVGNEYRDPFASYKVPALAISELSVSA
- a CDS encoding adenylate kinase family protein, producing the protein MSQISAVLIFGAPGSGKGTVGAKLAATTALKHLSTGDIFRGIAPSSESGKLLASYSSKGLLVPDEATVEIFGRFVEGLVNTNKLNPEKDTLLLDGIPRTVAQVDLIKPIVDVKHIFVLDIKDEATIVARLLNRAKIEGRKDDADENVIKNRLKVYKESTAKVLEKYDPKIISHIVGDNTPDEVFLDVLKAYVDFTKNA